The window CCGCCTGAGCCTCGTGCCGGTACGCGGGGAAGCCCGCGAGAGCAGTGAGATGGTGACTCAGCTTCTTTTTGGTGATTTATACTGCGTGTTGGAATATACTTCTAACCGGGAGTGGCTGTATATAGAATCCCAGGCAGATGGATACAAAGGATGGATTGGTAATAAACTTCATCATAAGGTAACAGAAGCTTTTTTTCAGGAAGCACAACAACGACAGCCGATTGCTAGTTTGGAAATTTGTGGAAAGCTCCATTTGCCGGGCCAGTTGCTCTACATTGTGATGGGCAGCAGCCTTCCGATTGAACAACAAAGTCTGTTTGGAGAAGATGAAAAGATAAAATTTGAAGGAAAGACGCATTTGATCAGGAAGATTAAGAATGCTGATGTTTTAAAAGATTTTGCTTTTCAGTATATTGATACTCCATACTTGTGGGGGGGTAAGTCGCCATTTGGTATTGACTGTTCCGGCTTAATGCAAATGGTGTTTAAACTGGGAGGTTACCAGCTGCAGCGCGATGCCAGCCAGCAGGCACTTGCAGGAGAGGAAGTGGCTACGATGGGGGCGGTTATGGAGGGAGATTTGGCTTTCTTTCATAATCAACAGGGACGTATTACCCATGTGGGAATGGTGCTGGCAGGTAATAAAATCATTCATGCCTCGGGCCGGGTGCGGATAGACCGCCTGGATGAAAAAGGAATTTATAGCGAACAGGAAAAAAAATATACACATTCGTTGAGCCGTTTAAGAAGAATAATCACCTAAAAAGAGTAGCTTATGCGTAAAGGACGGGTTTTGGTGCTCAATTTTGATTTTAGTCCTATCACCGTGTGTACGGTGCAACGCGCATTTCTACTGGTTTACCTGCAAAAAGCCGAAATGCTGGCAGGTCTTAATGGCAATGTACTTCGAAGTGTAACCCAGAGTTTTCCCATGCCCGCGGTCATTCGCCTGGGCCGCTATATCAATGTTCCCTATAAAGGGGTAATGCTTTCGCGGCAAAATGTGTTCAGGCGCGATGGCTTTCAGTGCCAGTACTGTGGCTCTTCCAAAGATTTAACCCTTGATCATGTAGTGCCACGCTCCAGAAATGGTAAGTCTAACTGGACCAATCTTGTAACAGCCTGCAAGCGCTGCAATACCCGCAAAGGGAACTATACACCCGAAATGGCAGGGATGAAACTACGCAGGCAACCCGAAAAGCCATCCTACCTCCATTTTTTAAGAGACCATAGCGGATTGATGATGGCAGAATGGATTCCCTACCTTGAATTAAAAAAAACCGGATAAGCCGTTTACCTTTTGCCGCCAGGACGTATTAACAGCAATTGCAAATTACTCCTGACTGATTATGAGATATCCTGGTAGCGTACGTACTTCCGTTGTGAAATCTGTTGTAGTAGCTGGTGAACTGATCTTTGTGCTGCTCACTACTCTTTTTGTGTTAACCCGCTTCTAAAAGCTCCTGCAGCAGAACTAAAAAAAATATTTAACTTTTAGCATTGCTCTGTCTGTATTTAATCGCTCCTGTTTTACAAGAAGCATAGGCGGGTAATTTTAACAGATAATCTGTTGGCTAAGCCCAAACAGCTCCTGCTTAGCCGGCACCAGGGAATTTGTTTTCCCTGGTGCCGGGGATTGCTCCTATCCTCCAAACCTAAACCTCGCCCGCGCCAGTAAATTTTCCTACCTTTGCAGCATGAAAAAGTTATGGCTTAACAAAGGCAAGGAGCATTCCCTGCTGCGCAGGCATCCCTGGGTTTTTTCCGGAGCAGTAAAAAAAGTAGAAGAAGGCGTGCAGGAAGGAGATCCTGTTGAAGTTTATTCCGCTCAAAATCAGCTCCTGGGGGTGGGCCATTATCAGCCCGGAAACATATCTGTGCGCCTGCTGGAGTTTGGCCCTGCCACTTTCAATCAGGATTACTGGCAGCAAAAGATTAGCCAGGCCTATGAGCTGCGTAAACAGTTAGGCTTGGTTGTTAATAGTGAAACCAACGCTTACCGCCTTGTATTTGCAGAAGGCGATGGCCTGCCAGGGCTTATTATAGATATATACGGCAGCACAGCCGTACTGCAGGCACATAGTTTAGGCATGTGGCGCGAGCGGCAGCAAATTGCCGGAGCGGTGGTGGCCGTAAGTGGTGGCCAGATCACTGCTGTTTACGATAAAAGCGGAGAAACCCTGCCTGCCGGACTGGCAGATAAGGGGAATGGCTATCTGATTGGAGAGGGAAGTGGCTACGATGTGGTGATGGAAAACAGCGTCCGGTTTAAAGTTGACTGGGCGGGTGGCCAGAAAACAGGCTTCTTTCTGGATCAGCGGGAGAACAGAGCGCTTCTGGAGCAATATGCAAAAGGAAAGCGGGTGCTGAATACGTTCTGCTATACCGGCGGATTTTCAGTATATGCCCTGGAGGCGGGTGCCACAGAGGTTCATTCTGTAGATGTATCTGCCAAAGCAGTAGCCCTGACTGATGAAAATGTTATCCTCAATTCAGGCGCAGAGCGGCACCAGTCTTTTGCCATGGATACTTTTGTGTTCCTGAAGGAAAAAGGAGCTGATTACGACATCATCATCCTGGATCCGCCTGCTTTTGCTAAACGCATGAATGTGCGGCACAATGCACTTATGGGATATAAAAGGCTTAATTACGAAGCCATCCGGCATATTCGCCCCGGCGGACTCCTGTTTACATTCAGCTGTTCGGGTGTGGTAGATAAATTACTTTTCCAGAATACAGTAATGGCTGCAGCCATAGAAGCCAACCGCCAGGTAAGGGTGCTGCACCAGCTAAGCCAGCCTGCCGACCACCCCTACAGTATCTATCATCCGGAGGGTGAATACCTGAAAGGGCTGGTGTTGCAGGTACTTTAGCAGCCCTTTACTGACGGTGCGAATATACTTTTTGTGTAAGGTTTACAGACCTGGCTGTGTGCTCCGGCCCTGAACATGCTCTGATAGCAGCGTAAAAGTTATATTTGTCCCTGTCATTGCTACATTAACACTGATTTAACAATCGCTATTGTCATATTTATAGAATAATTTGTTGCGTAAGCTTTTGTTGCAGAAGCCCGGGTAATACTCCCTGTAGCTCAATACTTTTACTTTTTCTTCAAACCAGAAGCAAGTATGAGAACAGGTTTAGCGATGCTTTTTGCTTGTGCCGCAGTTACAGCAGCCACAGCACAGGCTCCGGAAAAAGAAAAGTTTGAACTGGTAAGCTTAAGCCGCAAGATAAATACCCAGTACCACGATTCGGCTCCTGTGGTTTCTCCCGATGGAAAAACCCTCTACTTTACGGTTAATGATCATCCTGAAAATACCAGGGGCAAAGGCACCCAGGATATCTGGTACTCAGAGGTAGATGCAGAAGGCTTCTGGTCGCAGGCAAAACATATGCCGGCTCCCCTAAACACCAATAAATTTAACCAGGTGCTCAGTGTGTCGCCGGATGGTAATACACTGCTGGTAAGGGGCGGTGCCGGTAAAGATGCCATTGGGTTCTCACTTTGCCGCCGCGTAGGCGACCAGTGGCAAAAGCCAGAGCCACTCAAGATCGATGGCTTTGAAAAAATGTGCAAAGGCCGCTTTAACGGAGCTTTTCTGGCCCTGGATGCAACTGCCATTATCCTGTATTTTAGCGAGACTGAAGGAGGTAAATACAGCGATCTGTATATAAGCTTCCCGGGGGGTAAAAGCTGGACAAAACCAGTGCCGATT of the Flammeovirgaceae bacterium 311 genome contains:
- a CDS encoding PUA domain-containing protein (COG1092 Predicted SAM-dependent methyltransferases), with translation MKKLWLNKGKEHSLLRRHPWVFSGAVKKVEEGVQEGDPVEVYSAQNQLLGVGHYQPGNISVRLLEFGPATFNQDYWQQKISQAYELRKQLGLVVNSETNAYRLVFAEGDGLPGLIIDIYGSTAVLQAHSLGMWRERQQIAGAVVAVSGGQITAVYDKSGETLPAGLADKGNGYLIGEGSGYDVVMENSVRFKVDWAGGQKTGFFLDQRENRALLEQYAKGKRVLNTFCYTGGFSVYALEAGATEVHSVDVSAKAVALTDENVILNSGAERHQSFAMDTFVFLKEKGADYDIIILDPPAFAKRMNVRHNALMGYKRLNYEAIRHIRPGGLLFTFSCSGVVDKLLFQNTVMAAAIEANRQVRVLHQLSQPADHPYSIYHPEGEYLKGLVLQVL
- a CDS encoding nlp/p60 protein (COG0791 Cell wall-associated hydrolases (invasion-associated proteins)), with the translated sequence MEEYGYCRLSLVPVRGEARESSEMVTQLLFGDLYCVLEYTSNREWLYIESQADGYKGWIGNKLHHKVTEAFFQEAQQRQPIASLEICGKLHLPGQLLYIVMGSSLPIEQQSLFGEDEKIKFEGKTHLIRKIKNADVLKDFAFQYIDTPYLWGGKSPFGIDCSGLMQMVFKLGGYQLQRDASQQALAGEEVATMGAVMEGDLAFFHNQQGRITHVGMVLAGNKIIHASGRVRIDRLDEKGIYSEQEKKYTHSLSRLRRIIT
- a CDS encoding HNH endonuclease (COG1403 Restriction endonuclease), which produces MRKGRVLVLNFDFSPITVCTVQRAFLLVYLQKAEMLAGLNGNVLRSVTQSFPMPAVIRLGRYINVPYKGVMLSRQNVFRRDGFQCQYCGSSKDLTLDHVVPRSRNGKSNWTNLVTACKRCNTRKGNYTPEMAGMKLRRQPEKPSYLHFLRDHSGLMMAEWIPYLELKKTG